The following coding sequences lie in one Eremothecium sinecaudum strain ATCC 58844 chromosome IV, complete sequence genomic window:
- the CWC27 gene encoding putative peptidylprolyl isomerase CWC27 (Syntenic homolog of Ashbya gossypii ADR044C; Syntenic homolog of Saccharomyces cerevisiae YPL064C (CWC27)): MSIMSVELPTTAKCVINTTKGKLEIELWAKECPVTTRSFLQAGIDGLLNEKSLIKLSGKTVELDYGELNCEEEFHHKLRFTRRGLVGIIPEDSMIFFTLDEKPELNDKAVLFGTLVGESIYNLVGISEGELEEDSKTFMYPAKIQSVEITIPYFKDLRRSKRRAENPTTLQPIKKDRKTAVIHFLDDEMDDEEVPINFKMKAAHDVLQDDKLVDGVREISETPAKLSSGMETESNKAENKTDQLPPPDNIDEPVTDRERDTLAFLGSFLSNRKAKSPVFN; encoded by the coding sequence ATGAGTATAATGTCTGTTGAACTACCAACTACTGCAAAATGTGTCATTAATACAACTAAAGGAAAACTAGAAATTGAATTATGGGCGAAAGAATGTCCAGTTACAACTAGGTCATTTCTTCAGGCTGGAATAGATGGTTTATTGAATGAAAAATCGCTAATAAAACTGTCAGGTAAGACCGTTGAGCTTGATTATGGGGAATTGAATTGTGAAGAAGAATTTCATCATAAATTGCGATTTACGAGACGTGGATTGGTGGGCATTATACCAGAAGACAGTATGATATTCTTCACGCTGGATGAGAAGCCGGAACTTAATGATAAGGCTGTTTTATTTGGGACTTTAGTTGGTGAATCCATTTACAATTTGGTAGGAATTTCAGAAGGTGAATTAGAAGAGGATAGCAAGACATTCATGTATCCTGCTAAGATTCAGAGTGTTGAAATAACAATACCttattttaaagatttAAGGCGAAGTAAAAGACGTGCTGAAAATCCAACCACATTACAGCCAATTAAAAAGGATAGGAAAACTGCTGTAATCCACTTTTTAGACGATGAGATGGATGATGAGGAAGTTCCAATCAATTTTAAGATGAAGGCCGCTCACGATGTGTTACAAGATGACAAGCTCGTTGATGGAGTGAGAGAGATATCGGAAACCCCTGCAAAACTAAGTTCAGGTATGGAAACCGAAAGTAACAAAGCAGAAAATAAAACTGACCAACTGCCGCCCCCTGATAATATAGATGAACCTGTCACAGATCGCGAGCGTGACACGTTGGCTTTCCTAGGTAGCTTTCTTTCTAATCGTAAGGCCAAAAGCCCTGTATTCAATTAA
- the LDH1 gene encoding triacylglycerol lipase (Syntenic homolog of Ashbya gossypii ADR046C; Syntenic homolog of Saccharomyces cerevisiae YBR204C (LDH1)) — MILPKNIEAIIREAAEPLPPISGKTIDQIELEYKDGPALAKNIRNNPNDFTSRFLLEHVEFVNLSRGKIRTIHNLEGVMEEPRRYGPLRSSTHKELYQSDDEMHTAEEGYTNTETDDTLVTANTADPREEATGVQREDFLKRLLGRREGGMLAYALSRGYHLKGNTSDKAKDAAKNVPLVNGESNNDNKSLSTAEVSAAESEVGSLTSANLTEQQYALVLEGILESAGYKPDDDNDTIKACPSSSDGRAEDKKAGVRRSSSTASTKNQHSLLTASRKNSKSKKGEGVALNRKQSLRSAQLSTEEERDSLNTALTSQFKSPTATTGYSDYESFASMRGTLATDSLGAETLSAFESLNYESCREAGTTLLLNFEKKSQAANSASTMNPSQSGSKTNSTYLGLSAKVSAPLSRGASFKSTAKCESRLASASEDADTGFNTASSFQNNAKSTASRRNNGTIKNGNDSGSTDYESFNSVNEADLASDDVEGLSENTVLKSENGTHKCSKKGSSTASSGKSSYKSSQSSYMHSEKGSIKSAYRGEVRKGLASVAISEHGSFRLNKEAGDIRNVSSAQEIEDDSDHSVNLIEIGSCFSEEASKSLDSGAKSNDSFNEDQYRSNVAVEVQSASYSIQSVNSSAVDIAAGSLRSTHLSKANTAKANNSNGSNNCGNSQSPSTIISVTSDSTGQNSEWGSDGTQNSSVPNNFLESVRSIHASAVNTPKVGVSRKQRGSPEKQPSKTFQDSQVTKNSSAVTSIVGSVRSIHVSAVNKPKAAASRKQPGSSDARSSISQISEISQIFQANKPDTITVDSDVISTFDFEVGLTGSPAVSSLYSQSTNLSIRPPSKSRSSMASSSLKGSSETASTLSLNTSSINTKSNSTLSGQSGTSKRSSIVTKSSLTSKSSQSSLPAVTISELDTDTVSMDSVAISSTNEYNQTASDKTISAETFSLISKNSVGSVGLASNDLEAQSTILQSSSTRNPKILGGSIDSKSVDMHSTHVTNEIYEHYSKPSGLISGKSSKHTSIKSGISLMTTSRLSKNAKPITKMSALPGSMGPLSWSDNSSVIESETEYSASLSSSAMTPKIPIRPGNSHSSGTPSIQAKNSVASKADSSAQISEFSEVNLEKDLIDTNKRANSGNCDSSAQNSANTTNSLPNSSKKIHFNSETASDINSGKGSIYLSAVGSAATNDRDTQNSSSVFDSEADFAPSPYVSSSKLQRLGSLVKSSMRAYSSSNSVARKDSFSSSISYTDDSQTPTLRSASRFGDSSINSGQTNGTFNKPSNSSFGTYQGPDTLENIESQRHADQISSRLHVGALMPAMVSSLSRPSSKSKNHGASGSSMTDSSIQDSPEFGGEKQLAIHLNHNPTKLGSSRPSSRSRNSATMHSVNTNSMSGESSASESVQLSIASSKTTSTKSISSTPSKIKSSVANHSVNNESIPEDSPFSEFQQEPVASSISVSTKIAGSRPSSCSKVTVTSNSVIEHPISDISQAYEFENESMAPSKHKSTRSVSSRPSSKSRASKSLLSVPSANSQDSVVSSMLKTQKVPEESFGDEHDRKPMNSSRPSSHSRTNNLTSNSIIDHPISEISPTFEFEDESKEPSKYKTKKPISSRPSSKKRSSRSLLSVPSASSHISIVSSMLKGQRILEESQVEEYDYRPINLSRPVSNRSTSSRPSSKSRHSFSSQTLKDGSIIESSTDSDFEQEPVASSKHGSTKPAGSKPSSRPRATVTSNSIIEHPISDISQAYEFENESMAPSKHKSTRSVSSRPSSKSRASKSLLSVPSANSQDSVVSSMLKTQKVPEESFGDEHDRKPMNSSRPSSHSRTNNLTSNSIIDHPISEISPIYEFEDDSKAPSKYKTKKPISSRPSSKKRSSRSLLSVPSASSHISVVSSMLKGQRILEESQVEEYDYRPINLSRPVSNRSASSRPSSRSRNSLASQQFKDEFMLETVTDSEFAHDPLDSSKTVSAIPSRASTFSRNTVGPNSVSDQTISENSTASESVQDSLISVNTRPTISSKISSRLKNSALNSVKTLSVLDVSPVSESELQSVASSKTDSSKFTLSIPSTKSKSSVASHSANTGSLLEVSPVTESEQESLVSYTDNSTKPSSKPSSRGRSPRIARRSRTISTDEEAISVNSKQDSLVFLTVKTTKPSRSRPSSKTTTSIASQSSKANSIEDVSTIERVNLSTSTSRASKGISSQYTEREESITEITIPVTNRTESPAPPSISNSSISTKLASSDSGVESSPRSKISETHRPGSSLSKLSRGSSLHRHSIRSGLSSALLSDNGSILSAIKYIGSKLEHSSSRVSKKGSNVGHENSGTESDSFNGATQESQTNSENSSNKSPSLVRDISEVIVDANPREMTPSQDEYMDTAPEYDTDDDMEVDANYEKEYDEDFGSDSDSASEAGTVCASDLESKAETDSDAERCDCDCDNENEGEHTMRVHTDSDTDSDNGEDADTIIDIQAMPSVARNNRPIIEEDEPQLIGIEDSDAPTPNAISDISPTSLPNHSDATSVEDPMVVNFMIHGLGGNIKQFEPLLYMLDVLGEKFFAFDLPGFGESDHWNDGYPMMEVVDCIKELLDIMVRNPNPGVRIRFYGHSMGCILTLHLLCRYGVDTLNAEKIILLSPPPPRTLKSKLDLVQPFIHLSLSFFKPFIVLALRFLRTNFDQNKGLHSSGIKLFFSNMGNKYRKLTQLYDSIAISSKSITEYILGWQDLINGAPRLDNYNCCGHVLVGSEDKITPANSTHYPEYSFRVVVNTGHNLFYDGAAEALWEVCKVLEQ; from the coding sequence ATGATTCTCCCTAAAAATATTGAAGCTATTATAAGAGAGGCGGCTGAGCCATTACCTCCGATATCTGGCAAGACAATAGACCAGATAGAGTTAGAGTACAAAGACGGACCCGCTTTAGCTAAGAACATACGAAATAATCCTAATGATTTTACAAGTAGGTTCCTATTAGAGCATGTCGAGTTTGTAAACCTATCTCGGGGTAAGATTCGTACTATCCATAACCTTGAAGGGGTTATGGAAGAACCAAGAAGGTATGGGCCGTTAAGATCAAGTACGCACAAAGAGCTTTACCAAAGTGACGACGAAATGCATACAGCGGAAGAAGGTTATACGAATACAGAGACGGATGACACGTTGGTTACAGCAAACACTGCCGATCCTAGGGAAGAAGCTACCGGTGTGCAGCGCGAAGATTTCTTAAAGAGGTTATTAGGTCGTAGAGAGGGAGGAATGCTCGCCTATGCGCTTAGCCGCGGATATCATTTAAAGGGTAATACATCAGACAAAGCAAAAGATGCCGCTAAAAATGTGCCGCTTGTAAACGGGGAATCAAATAATGATAATAAATCTCTGTCTACAGCGGAAGTATCTGCTGCTGAATCCGAGGTTGGATCATTAACTTCCGCAAATCTCACTGAGCAACAATATGCTTTGGTCTTAGAGGGTATCTTGGAGAGCGCAGGTTATAAACCAGACGATGACAATGATACTATAAAGGCATGTCCTTCAAGTTCAGATGGTAGGGCTGAAGACAAAAAAGCTGGCGTGCGTAGGTCCTCTTCCACTGCATCAACAAAGAATCAACATTCACTGCTAACCGCATCGCGGAAGAATTCCAAATCTAAAAAGGGCGAAGGAGTGGCATTAAATAGGAAACAATCCTTAAGGTCGGCACAACTTTCTACTGAAGAAGAGCGCGACTCATTGAATACAGCTCTCACATCACAATTTAAAAGCCCAACAGCTACAACAGGTTATTCAGATTATGAATCATTTGCTTCAATGCGAGGAACCCTTGCTACGGATTCCCTAGGTGCAGAAACACTCTCTGCTTTTGAATCTTTAAACTATGAAAGTTGTCGTGAAGCAGGGACCACTTTATTACTaaactttgaaaaaaagTCGCAAGCAGCGAATTCTGCTTCTACCATGAATCCCAGCCAATCAGGGTCAAAAACCAATAGTACATACTTGGGTCTTTCAGCCAAAGTATCAGCACCCTTGAGCCGTGGAGCAAGTTTTAAGTCTACAGCAAAGTGCGAATCAAGACTCGCGAGCGCTTCTGAGGACGCAGATACTGGATTCAATACAGCATCCTCCTTTCAGAACAACGCTAAATCCACCGCTTCGCGTAGAAATAATGGTACAATTAAAAACGGTAATGATTCTGGTTCAACAGATTATGAATCGTTCAATTCGGTAAACGAGGCAGATCTTGCTTCAGACGATGTAGAGGGACTTTCAGAGAACACAGTACTTAAATCTGAAAATGGAACACATAAATGCTCTAAGAAGGGCTCTTCAACTGCGTCCTCAGGTAAATCATCCTACAAGTCATCACAAAGTTCCTATATGCATTCTGAAAAAGGATCAATTAAATCAGCTTATAGGGGAGAGGTTAGAAAAGGGCTCGCATCGGTAGCTATATCAGAACATGGGTCATTTCGCCTTAACAAAGAGGCCGGTGATATTAGAAATGTATCTTCAGCTCAAGAAATAGAGGACGACTCAGATCATTCTGTTAATCTTATAGAAATTGGTTCTTGTTTTTCTGAAGAAGCATCGAAGTCTTTAGATAGTGGTGCAAAGTCCAATGATTCTTTCAACGAAGACCAATACAGATCCAATGTGGCCGTTGAAGTCCAATCAGCATCATACTCTATACAGTCAGTAAATTCTTCAGCTGTCGATATAGCTGCCGGCTCTTTGAGATCCACACATCTTTCAAAAGCCAATACTGCAAAAGCAAATAATTCAAATGGTTCGAATAACTGTGGAAACTCACAGTCTCCTAGCACTATTATTAGTGTAACTTCAGATAGCACTGGCCAAAATTCTGAATGGGGTTCTGATGGCACTCAAAACTCTTCAGTACCAAACAATTTCTTGGAATCTGTTAGATCTATACATGCATCTGCCGTGAATACACCAAAAGTTGGCGTGAGTCGCAAACAACGCGGGTCCCCAGAAAAGCAACCTTCGAAGACTTTTCAGGATTCTCAAGTTACTAAAAACTCATCAGCGGTTACGTCTATCGTGGGCTCTGTCAGATCTATACATGTGTCTGCCGTCAATAAACCAAAAGCTGCGGCTAGCCGCAAACAACCTGGATCTTCAGATGCACGTTCCTCAATATCACAGATATCAGAAATCTCACAAATATTTCAGGCTAATAAACCAGATACTATTACAGTAGATTCAGATGTTATTTCAACTTTCGATTTTGAAGTAGGGCTTACTGGATCGCCAGCAGTTTCGTCCTTGTATTCACAGTCTACCAATTTGTCGATAAGACCACCctcaaaatcaagaagtTCAATGGCTTCTTCCTCCTTAAAAGGTAGCTCTGAGACAGCTTCTACGCTTTCCCTTAACACATCCTCTATCAATACTAAAAGTAACTCTACCTTATCCGGACAATCAGGTACATCAAAAAGGTCATCTATTGTTACGAAAAGTTCCCTTACCTCTAAATCAAGCCAAAGTTCTTTACCAGCTGTAACAATTTCAGAGTTGGATACTGATACGGTTTCCATGGATTCAGTGGCTATCTCTTCAACTAATGAATATAATCAGACTGCATCAGACAAAACTATATCAGCAGAAACATTTAGCTTGATATCTAAGAACTCGGTTGGCTCAGTTGGACTTGCGTCAAATGACCTTGAGGCACAGTCCACTATATTACAGTCGTCATCAACAAGGAATCCTAAGATTCTGGGGGGTTCTATAGATTCGAAATCTGTTGATATGCACTCTACTCACGTTACTAATGAAATTTATGAGCATTACAGTAAGCCTTCAGGTTTAATTTCAGGCAAAAGCTCTAAGCATACTTCCATTAAGAGTGGAATTAGCTTGATGACTACTTCAAGGCTATCAAAGAATGCTAAACCCATAACTAAGATGTCTGCTTTACCTGGTTCTATGGGTCCTCTTTCATGGTCTGATAATTCATCAGTAATTGAGTCCGAAACAGAGTATTCTGCTTCACtgtcttcttctgcaaTGACACCGAAGATTCCAATTAGACCCGGAAACTCTCACTCTTCAGGAACACCTTCAATTCAAGCAAAAAATAGTGTCGCTTCCAAAGCTGATAGCTCTGCTCAAATCAGCGAATTTTCAGAGGTTAACTTAGAAAAAGATTTAATCGATACGAATAAGAGGGCTAACTCTGGTAACTGTGATTCCTCTGCACAAAATTCTGCAAATACAACTAACTCGCTCCCTAATAGTTCGAAGAAGATACACTTTAATTCTGAAACTGCGTCAGACATTAACTCCGGGAAGGGTTCTATATATTTGTCTGCAGTTGGAAGTGCTGCTACAAATGATAGAGATACACAGAATAGTTCTTCTGTTTTTGATTCGGAAGCTGATTTTGCTCCTTCGCCTTATGTTTCCAGCTCAAAATTACAGCGCCTAGGTTCGTTAGTTAAGTCGTCAATGAGAGCATATTCAAGTTCGAACTCTGTTGCTAGAAAGGACAGCTTCTCTTCATCCATAAGTTATACAGATGATAGCCAAACGCCTACTCTTAGAAGTGCATCCAGATTTGGAGACAGCTCTATAAACTCTGGGCAAACAAATGGTACGTTTAATAAGCCGTCGAACTCAAGTTTTGGTACTTATCAAGGCCCAGATACCCTGGAAAATATAGAATCTCAAAGACACGCAGATCAAATTTCATCAAGATTACATGTGGGAGCTTTAATGCCTGCGATGGTTTCGAGTTTGTCGAGGCCATCCTCAAAATCAAAGAATCATGGTGCATCTGGTTCCTCAATGACCGATTCATCAATACAGGATTCGCCGGAATTTGGTGGTGAAAAACAATTAGCTATTCATTTAAATCATAACCCTACGAAATTGGGATCATCCAGACCATCATCGAGATCTAGGAACTCTGCTACAATGCATTCCGTCAATACAAACTCCATGTCTGGGGAGTCATCTGCATCCGAATCTGTGCAATTATCTATAGCTTCTTCCAAGACAACCTCTACAAAATCTATATCATCGACTCCTTCAAAAATTAAAAGTTCTGTTGCTAATCATTCAGTCAATAACGAATCGATTCCAGAGGATTCACCTTTTTCGGAGTTCCAACAGGAGCCAGTAGCTTCTTCCATCAGTGTTTCAACAAAAATAGCAGGATCCAGACCTTCATCATGCTCCAAAGTTACTGTTACTTCTAATTCAGTAATTGAACATCCGATTTCAGATATCTCTCAGGCGTATGAGTTTGAGAATGAGTCTATGGCACCTTCGAAGCATAAGTCTACGAGGTCTGTATCATCTAGACCTTCATCAAAGTCTAGGGCAAGTAAATCTTTGCTCTCTGTTCCTTCTGCAAACTCTCAAGATTCTGTGGTGTCAAGTATGTTGAAGACCCAAAAGGTGCCAGAGGAATCCTTTGGCGATGAGCACGACCGCAAACCTATGAATTCTTCTAGGCCTTCATCACACTCGAGGACTAATAATCTTACTTCTAACTCCATTATTGATCATCCCATATCAGAGATATCTCCAACTTTTGAGTTTGAAGATGAGTCTAAGGAACCTTCAAAGTATAAAACCAAGAAGCCTATATCATCTAGACCTTCTTCCAAGAAAAGATCGAGTAGATCTTTACTTTCTGTTCCTTCCGCAAGTTCTCATATCAGTATAGTGTCAAGCATGCTAAAAGGGCAAAGAATCTTAGAAGAATCACAGGTTGAAGAATACGACTATAGACCAATAAATTTGTCTAGACCAGTATCTAACAGATCTACATCTTCCAGACCATCATCAAAATCGAGACACTCATTTTCATCCCAGACACTTAAGGATGGCTCGATCATAGAAAGTTCAACAGATTCAGACTTCGAACAAGAGCCTGTAGCCTCTTCTAAGCATGGTTCAACAAAACCAGCAGGATCCAAACCTTCATCGCGTCCCAGGGCTACTGTTACTTCTAATTCAATAATTGAACATCCGATTTCAGATATCTCTCAGGCGTATGAGTTTGAGAATGAGTCTATGGCACCTTCGAAGCATAAGTCTACGAGGTCTGTATCATCTAGACCTTCATCAAAGTCTAGGGCAAGTAAATCTTTGCTCTCTGTTCCTTCTGCAAACTCTCAAGATTCTGTGGTGTCAAGTATGTTGAAGACCCAAAAGGTGCCAGAGGAATCCTTTGGCGATGAGCACGACCGCAAACCTATGAATTCTTCTAGGCCTTCATCACACTCGAGGACTAATAATCTTACTTCTAACTCCATTATTGATCATCCCATATCAGAGATATCTCCAATCTACGAATTTGAAGATGACTCTAAGGCACCTTCAAAGTATAAAACCAAGAAGCCTATATCATCTAGACCTTCTTCCAAGAAAAGATCGAGTAGATCTTTACTTTCTGTTCCTTCCGCAAGTTCTCATATCAGTGTAGTGTCAAGCATGCTAAAAGGGCAAAGAATCTTAGAAGAATCACAGGTTGAAGAATACGACTATAGACCAATAAATTTGTCTAGACCAGTATCTAACAGATCTGCATCCTCCAGGCCATCATCAAGGTCAAGAAATTCTCTTGCCTCCCAACAATTCAAGGATGAGTTTATGCTAGAAACTGTAACGGATTCCGAGTTTGCACACGATCCACTGGATTCTTCCAAGACTGTCTCTGCAATACCTTCGAGGGCTTCAACGTTTTCAAGAAATACTGTTGGTCCTAATTCTGTTAGTGACCAAACAATTTCAGAAAATTCTACAGCCTCGGAATCTGTACAAGACTCACTAATATCCGTCAATACAAGGCCTACGATTTCATCTAAAATTTCCTCAAGGTTAAAGAACTCAGCGTTGAATTCAGTAAAGACGCTTTCCGTATTGGACGTTTCACCTGTTTCTGAATCTGAACTGCAATCTGTGGCTTCCTCGAAAACGGACTCTAGTAAATTCACACTATCCATACCGTCAACAAAGTCAAAGAGTTCCGTTGCTTCACATTCAGCAAATACGGGATCACTATTAGAGGTTTCTCCAGTTACGGAATCCGAACAGGAATCATTAGTTTCGTATACAGATAACTCGACAAAACCCAGTTCCAAACCATCGTCAAGAGGTAGGAGTCCAAGAATAGCGCGGCGGTCGCGGACTATATCAACAGATGAAGAAGCAATTTCTGTAAATTCAAAGCAAGATTCTTTGGTATTTTTGACAGTAAAAACCACTAAGCCAAGTCGCTCTAGACCTTCCTCAAAAACTACAACCTCAATAGCTTCACAATCATCAAAGGCAAATTCAATTGAGGATGTGTCGACAATAGAACGCGTAAATTTATCCACTTCTACCAGCCGTGCTTCCAAAGGGATAAGCTCCCAGTACACAGAGCGCGAGGAATCGATAACCGAAATTACGATTCCTGTGACGAATAGGACAGAATCACCAGCCCCTCCATCTATAAGTAATTCAAGCATTTCTACAAAGTTAGCGTCATCAGATTCTGGAGTAGAATCTTCCCCAAGGTCTAAAATTTCAGAAACGCATAGGCCCGGAAGTAGTTTGTCAAAGCTTAGTCGGGGATCATCGTTGCATAGACATTCTATAAGGTCTGGATTAAGTTCGGCCTTATTGTCTGATAATGGTTCAATATTGTCCGCAATTAAATACATAGGTTCTAAACTTGAGCATAGTTCTTCCAGAGTTTCAAAGAAGGGTTCGAATGTGGGCCATGAAAATTCAGGTACAGAATCAGATTCATTTAATGGCGCAACCCAAGAATCTCAGACCAATTCTGAGAACAGCTCCAATAAATCACCAAGTCTTGTACGTGATATATCTGAGGTTATTGTGGATGCCAATCCACGAGAAATGACGCCTTCTCAAGATGAATATATGGATACTGCCCCTGAATATGATACTGATGACGATATGGAGGTTGATGCTAATTACGAAAAAGAATATGACGAGGATTTTGGATCAGATTCAGATTCAGCGTCTGAGGCTGGAACAGTATGTGCGTCCGATCTAGAAAGTAAAGCGGAAACAGATTCTGACGCAGAAAGATGTGACTGCGATTGTGATAATGAAAACGAGGGCGAACATACAATGCGCGTTCATACTGACAGTGATACTGATTCAGACAATGGGGAAGATGCAGATACTATCATTGATATACAAGCCATGCCATCTGTGGCAAGAAACAACAGACCTATAatagaagaagatgaaCCACAGTTAATTGGTATAGAAGATTCAGACGCTCCAACACCGAACGCAATATCTGACATTTCTCCTACATCTCTACCTAACCATAGTGATGCAACATCTGTTGAAGATCCAATGGTTGTAAATTTCATGATACACGGATTGGGTGGTAATATTAAGCAATTTGAGCCCCTCTTGTACATGCTTGATGTTCTCGGAGAAAAGTTCTTCGCTTTTGACTTACCAGGGTTTGGTGAAAGCGATCATTGGAACGATGGTTATCCAATGATGGAAGTTGTTGACTGTATTAAAGAATTGCTTGACATAATGGTCCGGAACCCTAATCCAGGAGTTCGGATACGATTTTATGGGCATTCTATGGGGTGTATTTTGACATTACATTTATTATGTAGGTACGGTGTTGACACTTTGAATGCCGAGAAAATCATATTGTTATCCCCACCTCCTCCTAGAACTCTCAAATCAAAACTTGATTTAGTCCAGCCATTTATTCATTTGTCATTATCCTTCTTCAAACCGTTCATTGTTTTAGCTTTAAGGTTCTTAAGGACAAATTTTGATCAAAATAAAGGTTTGCATAGCTCCGGAATCAAGCTATTCTTCTCTAACATGGGAAATAAGTACAGAAAATTGACACAGTTGTACGACAGTATTGCTATTTCATCAAAGTCCATTACGGAGTATATATTGGGCTGGCAAGATTTGATTAATGGAGCTCCTCGCCTAGACAATTATAATTGTTGCGGTCATGTTTTGGTAGGAAGCGAAGACAAAATCACCCCTGCCAACTCTACACATTATCCTGAGTACTCATTCAGAGTTGTAGTCAACACCGGCCACAATTTGTTTTATGATGGTGCAGCGGAGGCATTGTGGGAAGTGTGCAAAGTTTTGGAACAATGA
- the TIM50 gene encoding protein translocase subunit TIM50 (Syntenic homolog of Ashbya gossypii ADR045W; Syntenic homolog of Saccharomyces cerevisiae YPL063W (TIM50)), translating to MVGVLMSSVFASAKRLPYVLKHNNRLALVTARNIVTSRRLLNEKKPQDGNKSQSILDDDLLYKAGVEIGENAGEKTSSEDSSSSSNKKRRHRKTSTEIKRERYANFFYIFSLSGIMGTGLYMSRNWDESEPESMRNGVDNGYTPGLMFRRFKTRFDSIFTFFQEPPFPDLLPPPPPPPYQRPLTLVLPLEDFLVHSEWSQKHGWRTAKRPGADYFLGYISQYYEVVLFSSNYMMNAEKIAEKLDPIHAFVTYNLFKEHCLYKDGVHIKDLSHLNRDLGKTIIIDTDPNAFKLQPENAIQAKPWKGTADDGLLQYIPFLEYLVTQQTNDVRPILASFKDREHIPEEFDRRVKKLRQKFEREQKAAMQGWFMKLLGIGVTGRPSKFPLDIIREEGEKNYVRFMKIIEEEKEKLKLQQAAMGSQTFTLKDYVEGNIPSPEEQMKIQLQKQKEFEEMYEKQKLEKHKVENEK from the coding sequence ATGGTTGGCGTCCTAATGAGCTCAGTTTTTGCCTCAGCAAAGAGGCTCCCATATGTTTTGAAGCATAATAACAGACTTGCACTTGTTACTGCTAGAAACATTGTAACCTCGAGGCGTCTGttaaatgaaaaaaaaCCTCAGGATGGCAATAAGTCACAATCCATCCTTGATGATGATTTGTTGTATAAGGCTGGCGTTGAAATTGGAGAAAACGCTGGCGAAAAGACCTCATCTGAAGATTCCAGCAGTTCTAGCAATAAAAAAAGAAGACATCGTAAGACTTCTACAGAAATTAAGAGAGAAAGATATGCCAATTTTTTCTATATATTTTCTTTATCGGGTATTATGGGAACTGGTCTCTATATGTCTAGAAACTGGGACGAGAGTGAACCTGAAAGTATGAGAAATGGGGTTGACAACGGTTACACCCCAGGGCTTATGTTTAGAAGATTTAAAACCAGATTTGACTCCATTTTCACATTTTTCCAAGAACCTCCCTTCCCCGATTTGCTTCCCCCTCCACCTCCGCCTCCATACCAAAGACCATTAACTTTAGTGCTTCCCTTAGAGGACTTTTTAGTCCACTCTGAATGGAGTCAAAAGCATGGCTGGAGAACTGCTAAGAGACCAGGTGCAGACTACTTTTTGGGTTATATTTCTCAATATTACGAAGTGGTGCTTTTCTCTTCTAACTACATGATGAATGCAGAAAAGATTGCTGAAAAACTGGACCCTATTCATGCTTTTGTTACTTACAATTTGTTCAAGGAGCACTGTCTATACAAGGACGGTGTTCATATTAAGGATCTTTCCCATTTAAACAGAGATCTAGGAAAGACTATCATTATTGACACCGATCCTAATGCATTCAAGTTGCAACCTGAAAACGCTATTCAGGCCAAGCCATGGAAAGGCACAGCTGACGATGGGCTCCTACAGTATATTCCATTCTTAGAATACTTAGTTACACAGCAAACTAACGATGTTAGACCCATTCTGGCAAGTTTCAAGGATAGAGAGCACATTCCAGAAGAGTTCGATAGGCGTGTAAAAAAATTAAGACAGAAGTTTGAGCGTGAACAAAAGGCAGCCATGCAAGGCTGGTTCATGAAGCTACTAGGTATCGGTGTTACGGGAAGACCTTCCAAGTTTCCACTTGATATCATAAGGGAAGAGGGTGAAAAGAACTATGTTCGTTTCATGAAAATcattgaagaagagaaagagAAATTAAAGTTGCAACAAGCCGCCATGGGATCTCAAACTTTTACCTTAAAGGACTATGTTGAGGGTAACATCCCATCTCCAGAAGAGCAGATGAAGATACAATTACAGAAGCAAAAGGAATTTGAAGAGATGTATGAAAAGCAAAAGTTGGAAAAACATAAGGTAGAGAACGAAAAATAG